A region of Ictalurus furcatus strain D&B chromosome 1, Billie_1.0, whole genome shotgun sequence DNA encodes the following proteins:
- the si:ch211-196f5.2 gene encoding uncharacterized protein si:ch211-196f5.2 has protein sequence MIVTEIEKEIPMRVSLPIEVMSPDQAFPFLNTTLADLGIDESAVKERVVWVDTKRTKVRSRSGKLKEKEVSVLEVRVKAQLPGQAKCQEVLYSTESHTDRSYCRSGIIFQPWTRAQTG, from the exons ATGATTGTGACTGAAATTGAGAAGGAGATTCCCATGCGTGTGTCCCTGCCTATTGAGGTGATGAGTCCTGACCAGGCATTTCCTTTCCTCAACACGACACTTGCAGATCTGGGCATTGACGA ATCGGCAGTGAAAGAGCGTGTGGTGTGGGTAGACACCAAGCGCACAAAGGTGAGGAGCAGATCGGGGAAACTTAAAGAGAAGGAAGTGTCGGTGCTGGAGGTACGAGTGAAGGCACAACTGCCGGGTCAAGCCAAATGCCAGGAGGTTCTCTACAGCACCGAGTCACACACGGACCGCTCTTACTGCCGCAGCGGCATCATCTTCCAGCCGTGGACACGCGCTCAAACAGGTTAG